The sequence CTGGTGAATCAGTAGATTTTGGTTCATAGATAACAACTGGTTCTCCATCAAAATCAGGATCAGCAAATAATTCAGTTGCTTTCTTAAAGTCTATAATGGTGAAGAAAAATTTGTTGTAATCTTCATTTATCCTCGTACCCCGACCTATAATTTGTTTGAATTCGGTCATAGATTGAATCCGTTGATCGAGGACTATGAGTTTACAAGTCTGTGCATCGACACCTGTTGTCATTAGTTTTGATGTTGTGGCAATAACAGGAAATTTCGATTCTGGAAAAATGAAGTTATCCAGTTCCATTTTCCCCTCTTCGTTGTCACCAGTAATCCTAACAACATATTTATTATTCGTCGCAGTAATATCACTGTTCTCATTTACCAAAGCTTGTCTCATTCTTTCAGCATGGTCGATATTATCACAAAAAACAATTGTTTTGTCATATCGATTGGTTTGCTTTAAGAATTCAGATATTTTCTTTGCAACTAGCTCTGTCCGTTTCAGAAGCACCAATGTTTTATCAAAATCTTTTTGATTGTAGATCCTATCTTCAATAGTATTACCATATTTATCGACCATATCTTTGTCAGGCCGCCAACCAGTAAGATCCTTATCCAAATCGATTCTAACTACTTTGTAAGGGGCAAGAAATCCATCATCAATACCCTGTCGCAAAGAGTAGGTATATATTGGTTTCCCAAAATAATCAGTATTGGATATCTCATGTGTTTCTTTTGGCGTAGCAGTTAAACCAATTTGTGTTGCACCAGAGAAGTATTCTAAAATTTTTCTCCAATTAGAATCAGCAGCTGCGCTACCTCTATGACATTCATCAATGATAATTAAATCAAAGAATTCCGGTGAAAATTGTTTGTATATATTTTGCTCTTCTTCATTTCCTGTTACAGCTTGATACAAAGACAAATAAATTTCATATGACTTATTAGCTTGTCTTTTTGATATTTTAGTCATTGCAGACCCAAAAGGCTTAAAGTCATTCGTCATAGTTTGATCCACTAAAATATTTCTATCTGCAAGAAATAAAATCCTTTTTTTAGTTTTTGATTTCCATAATCTCCAAATAATTTGAAAAGCAGTGTAGGTTTTGCCAGTACCAGTTGCCATGACCAAAAGAATTCTATTGTCTCCTCTTGAAACGGCTTCTATAGTTTTATTTATTGCTAGTAGTTGATAGTAGCGGGGTATTTTGTTACCACCATCACTGTAGTAATCTT is a genomic window of Chryseobacterium nakagawai containing:
- the hsdR gene encoding EcoAI/FtnUII family type I restriction enzme subunit R translates to MNKKSLTERDICSKYITPALINAGWDLHIQIREEFPLTNGRIIVRGQLHTRAKNKRADYVLFYQPGIPIAIIEAKDNNHTVSAGMQQGLAYGDMIDVPFVFSSNGDGFLFHNSIAKDGKIETEISLEEFPSPETLWKIWCEYKEITPAQEAIITEDYYSDGGNKIPRYYQLLAINKTIEAVSRGDNRILLVMATGTGKTYTAFQIIWRLWKSKTKKRILFLADRNILVDQTMTNDFKPFGSAMTKISKRQANKSYEIYLSLYQAVTGNEEEQNIYKQFSPEFFDLIIIDECHRGSAAADSNWRKILEYFSGATQIGLTATPKETHEISNTDYFGKPIYTYSLRQGIDDGFLAPYKVVRIDLDKDLTGWRPDKDMVDKYGNTIEDRIYNQKDFDKTLVLLKRTELVAKKISEFLKQTNRYDKTIVFCDNIDHAERMRQALVNENSDITATNNKYVVRITGDNEEGKMELDNFIFPESKFPVIATTSKLMTTGVDAQTCKLIVLDQRIQSMTEFKQIIGRGTRINEDYNKFFFTIIDFKKATELFADPDFDGEPVVIYEPKSTDSPVPPEDDFDNAEHNISVNNVGNENHEDNACNTASIKKFYVNNVSVSVVAERVQYFDAQGKLITESLKDYTKKTLEKEFTSLDDFLTKWSDAQKKKIIIDELAKEGVFFEALAEELGRDLDPFDIICHVAWDKPPLSRKERAEQVKKRNYFTKYGLQAQQVIHALLDKYSDEGVEPIEETKILTIQPFTDYGTPLEIIKIFGGKVQYDKAVKELEQQIYSYK